A single genomic interval of Acetomicrobium sp. S15 = DSM 107314 harbors:
- a CDS encoding Mur ligase family protein, with amino-acid sequence MVKKGCKACAMEASSHGLQQGRLEGCHFDGAAFTNLTPEPKRLSPSTKANPTLARPGSMPNSTALVPFHGGSPTRIWRLKPV; translated from the coding sequence ATGGTCAAGAAAGGATGCAAGGCGTGCGCCATGGAAGCCTCTTCTCATGGGCTACAGCAAGGAAGACTGGAGGGTTGCCATTTCGACGGAGCGGCCTTCACGAACTTGACGCCTGAACCTAAAAGGCTTTCCCCTTCCACAAAGGCAAACCCCACCTTGGCTCGACCAGGGTCGATGCCCAACTCCACGGCACTAGTCCCCTTTCACGGTGGAAGCCCAACGCGCATTTGGCGACTGAAACCGGTTTAG